One genomic window of Nicotiana sylvestris chromosome 10, ASM39365v2, whole genome shotgun sequence includes the following:
- the LOC138880178 gene encoding uncharacterized mitochondrial protein AtMg00860-like: MDEEDAEKMTFITPWGILRRYNLKLNPAKCAFGVSTGKLLGFIVSRRGIDLDPSKVKSIQELSPPKSKKDVMSFLGRLNYISRFITQSTIICEPIFKMLKKDAATKWIDDCQKAFDRIKEYLSTPPVLVPPEPGIPLLLYLAVWMERLLLS; encoded by the exons atggacgaagaagatgcggagaaAATGAcgttcatcacgccgtgggggat attgaggaggtacaacttgaaactgaatcccgcaaagtgtgcatttggggtttcTACCGGAAAGTTACTGGgtttcattgtgagtcgccgaggaatagatttggatccatcaaaagtcaagtcCATTCAAGAATTGTCGCCGCCAAAGagcaagaaagatgtgatgagttttCTGGGGaggctcaactatatcagccgattcataacCCAGTCCACTAttatttgtgaacctatctttaaGATGCTAAAGAAGGATGCTGCCACTAAATGGATTGACGACtgtcagaaggcttttgacagaatcaaggaatacttgtctaCGCCGccagtcttggttccgcctgaacCAGGGATACCCCTATTGCTTTATCTCGCAGTTTGGATGGAGCGTTTGCTTTTGTCTTAG